The Methylobacterium durans nucleotide sequence GGCCGCCCGGGCGAAGAAGGTGGCCGCCGTCCTTGCCGTCGGTCCCATGGCGCCGGGCGAAATCGTCGACGTCGTTGCCACCATCGCCCACGCGACGAAAGGGACCCCGGGGATGCTCTCGCTCGACGAAGCGGAGACCATCGGCAAACGCTTTCCCGGCTTCGAGTCAATCGACGTGCCCGTCGGCGCGTTCCGGGCAAGGCCGGCCACACCGAGCGACACCGTGACGACGCTCGCCGTCACCTATCGGTTCGCCGCGCCGGAGCTGATGCCGAACGTGGTGGCGGCGGCTATTGCCCGCTCGATCCTGACAACGAAAGCTAAGTTCATGGCGCTGACGCCGCTTGCCAACCAGATCGAGGCGCCCGACCCCGACGCCAAGGGGCCGCTCCTGCCGGTGCACCCCGGTGTCGCGGACTACCTGAACAACGGGGATCAGAGCTTCTTCGACCAGTTCCAGCAGTATTTCTACGTCGGCGGCCTTGCCCTCAGCCTGGCCGGCTCGCTGTTTGCCGCCGCCACGACCTACTGGAGCCGGCGTCGGTCGGAGGCGGACTGGCGGCCGATCAAGCGGCTGGTCGAGATTGCGGATGCGGCGCCTCGCGCGGACGCCTCGGGGCTTGCCGCGTTGGACGAGGAGTTCCACCAGCTCGTCTCGGTGGTGCTGGGAACCTCGCCCGGGGGCGGCGACACGGATCGGATGTCAGCCTTCTCGACGGCCCTGGCGCATGCGCGGCACGCCCTGGATCAGCGACGGGCAAGCCTCGCACCGGAGCCGGGACTTCGGCCCGCCACAACGCTCGTCGCGGCGCAGTGAGCACCTCCCGCCTCACACCTCCCGCCTCACACCTCACGTGGCTCGGTGCTTCCGCCCCTGTCCTGATCCGAGCCGCGGCGCGATCGGAACCGGCTCGGCCAAGTGAA carries:
- a CDS encoding TAXI family TRAP transporter solute-binding subunit yields the protein MAKTQHPRINLDLVQVDDLAASAKALEEGRTDLAIVRSDVAPPANGQTIVILRRDVVAFILPPKSHVSSMANLAGKTVGIPAGRLQAYNAQILDLVLGYFDVPAKDVGRVFLSLDELGEAARAKKVAAVLAVGPMAPGEIVDVVATIAHATKGTPGMLSLDEAETIGKRFPGFESIDVPVGAFRARPATPSDTVTTLAVTYRFAAPELMPNVVAAAIARSILTTKAKFMALTPLANQIEAPDPDAKGPLLPVHPGVADYLNNGDQSFFDQFQQYFYVGGLALSLAGSLFAAATTYWSRRRSEADWRPIKRLVEIADAAPRADASGLAALDEEFHQLVSVVLGTSPGGGDTDRMSAFSTALAHARHALDQRRASLAPEPGLRPATTLVAAQ